gcaggaagaagaaaactgtGGCACTGCAGAATCACTTCCGCTTCCGTTGGCGTAAGcactttcatttcttctgttacCGTGACTAAGATGGAAGCGTTTTTGGAGTCGCGGTCTGGACTTTGGGCCGGGGGTCCGGCCCCGGGACAGTTTTACCGCATCCCTTCCACTCCCAGTTCCTGCATAGATCCGGTGTCCTCGCTCTACGGGGGTCCGATCACGCGGACCCAGTAAGTTCTGGCGCCTTAGCCTGCGTAGGGGGAGGGATCGAGGGGCCTGGTGCTGCCAGCCGGTAATGAAAAAGCCGGAGAAAGCAAAGCGGGGACCCTGGGGACGCGCGAACCGCAGGGGAGCTCGGGGCGCGGAGTCCTGCAGAATGCGGAATAATTGGAAGCAGCTATAGAAAATCAGAAGCGGAAACCAGTGCGCGGAAAGAGGGCGCAGACCCTTCCCCTGCGCCTGCCCCATCTCCTTCTCCTCCAGGAACCCCATGGTGACCGGGACCTCGGTCCTCGGCGTTAAGTTCGAGGGCGGAGTGGTGATTGCGGCAGACATGCTGGGCTCCTACGGCTCCTTGGCTCGTTTCCGCAATATCTCTCGCATTATGCGAGTCAACAACAGTACCATGCTGGGTGCTTCCGGAGACTACGCAGATTTCCAGTATTTGAAGCAAGTTCTCGGCCAGATGGTGTAAGTCATCTAGAGAATAGAAAGTAGATCCCAAGTGGGGAGGGGCATCCCCTCTTTTTTATTCGCATAGATGATACGGGGGTACTTGAGGCAGCAGCTGACTGGGAGAATTGTTGAGGGTGTAAGATGTGAGAGTGTTGGCAATAGTTTTCGGTTTTAGGGGGTGTAAAATGGGGAAGATTATGGTAACTtctttggggggtgggaggagatcCTGACTTGCTTTCTCACCCTTTTCTTGCAACCAATTCCTTTTAAGGATTGATGAGGAGCTGTTGGGAGATGGACACAGTTATAGTCCTAAAGCTATTCATTCATGGCTGACCAGGGCCATGTACAGCCGCCGCTCCAAGATGAATCCTCTGTGGAACACCATGGTCATTGGAGGCTATGCTGATGGAGAGAGGTTGAATACAAATAACTTATTTCCTTGAATGCCCAACCTAGTGCCTGTGTAGTGTTTCTTTTATCTTCTCTCCCCAAGTGAATACCACTAACTCAGACCCATGGCCCCATTCTTTAGCTAAGATAAGAAATCTAAGGTGAAATGAGTTCTTTGACCCATTGTATCCTGTTAGCTTCCTCGGTTATGTGGACATGCTTGGTGTAGCCTATGAAGCCCCTTCGCTGGCCACTGGTTATGGTGCATACTTGGCTCAGGTAAGTAGTGAGTCtagaggtgggagagggaagaaaaaaggaaatgggtTTAGTGGTTGTCTGCTTGTTCTTCCCCTGGACCTCTGTCATGAGGGACAGGCTGGGGTCCCTACTGCTGGGCAAATGGTTTTCTTTATAGTCTTGAGGCTATTAGTGTTGACATTTAGATTCCAACGACAAGGTGGCACATATGGGAGTCAGACATGTGCAAAGAGAGAACATTCTAGAACTTCCCCTTCAAGTGGGTCTTAGCTAAGTAAGTAGAGTTCATTCTGGTGAGGCAATAGGTAGAATGCTATCTTTTCACTCatttatgcctttttattttatagattggaGACAACTAGCCTGTTATTCAGCCCCTGATATCTCCCATGGTTTTTCCCTCAATCTCCCTAGCCTCTGCTGCGAGAAGTTCTGGAGAAGCAGCCAGTGCTGAGCCAGACTGAGGCCCGCGAGCTAGTAGAACGCTGCATGCGAGTGTTGTACTATCGAGATGCCCGTTCTTACAACCGGGTGAGGGCTGTGAAGTATAAAAATGCCAGGGACCTAATTTGCAGGTTCTGGATATGCAATCCCTGGGGCTCTGTGCTTTGAAGAACAGATTGGTTCTCTGTGTCTCCCATTTTCAGATTGGGGAAGACCTCTACTTGACCCTTGACCAAGCTCCAGGGACTTGCTTCATTTAAGGGTGGGCATAATCATAGAAAGCTGTGCTTTCTTTCAGTTTCAAATTGCCACTGTAACCGAAAAAGGTGTTGAAATAGAGGGACCACTGTCTGCAGAGACCAACTGGGATATTGCCCACATGATCAGGTGATTTAAAATTACAGTAGGAAAATATAGGTGGTAGAAGAGTTGGGAGGTCCCTTGGCTTACACCAAGCTGGGCTTTTCTGGAAGGCTCAACCAGAAAAATTGTCTGGGTGGAGGGGGTTTTGGCTGGAGGGTAGAGCTGTTTTTAGGAATTGATCCCTTTACGCTTCccaattttattattctcttttccttttttagtggCTTTGAATGAAATACAGATGCATTCTTCGGAACTAAAGTTAAAACTCCTCCTCTTAACTTTGAACTTGGCTGGTTCAAAGGTAGTCTTTTCTTTTGTACATTAAATAAATCCTTCAGAATGCTTGATGAGTGGTTTTATTCTGACTGGGTCCCACCTAGAGCAAAACTGCCAAGTATTGCCATGTGCCATCTCCCTTCCTGGTCAGAGAATTCTTAGGCTCTTGTCGCAAATACAGAAAGAATTCTCTTCATGACAATACAGAAGACCCACTAGTGTTCTCATCTGGGGCTCCACTAGAGGCAGCTTCATGTAGAAGTGAGACTTAAATCTTTTTGTGGTAACATAACTGCCTTTTgtgttaaaattttcttcagtattttacCCCACTGCACTCGGTTCTAAAAGAACACAGATCTGGTTAATGTTGGCTAAATGATTTTCATTATAACaccatttcaaaaatagaaatgtaggctggatgtggtggctcacgcctgtaatcccagcagtccCACCGacgtgggaggatctcttgaggctgggagttcaagaccagcctgggaacaccgtgagaccccatccctacagaAAATAagttagctgagtgtggtggtgtgcatctgtagtcctagctactgggaagactgaggcagcaggatcacttgagcccaagagtttaaggcttctctgagctatgattatgccactgcacttcagccggGGCAACAGCATCAGACCatgtcccaaaacaaaaaaaccacaaatgtaGCACCTAGTAGAGCTGATCTGTATAAGGCTTAACCTGGAACTGAGTCTCAATCCAGCCATCTATCCTTACCTTTCATATAAGGAATACTAAGTAATgcaaacatgttttgttttttgagagagtcttgctctgttgcccaggcttgagtgcagtggtggtgtcatagctcactgcaacctcaaaactcctgcctgggctcaagtgatacttctgcctcagcttcctgagtagttgggacttcaggtgtatgccaccacgcctggctaatttttctgttttttgtagagatacagtctcactatgttggccaggctggtcttgaactcctggcctcccgaaatgcaaggattacaggcataagccaccacacctggcctaagcATTTAAATGTTTGTTGTCCAAATCACTACTAAATTTCTAGCACTGTCAGAAAACTTCTTACAAGTATTGTGTGTTCATTAGAAAGTCCCAAGTTGTGGTGTGAGTTAGGTCAGTTGGGGTGTTAGCCATCCCTGGAGTGGTTCTaaacctgaatttttaaaatgaataccctaggtgattctgatgcatattTTCTCCAAACCTCTTTTTGAGAAACGTATAGGCAGCAAACTACTATAGAAATTCAATGTGGTGAGAGAACTGAGGGAGACATCAAACCATCCCTCCATTTGTATTGTCCATGATTACAATTAACTTGTAAATTTAAGCAAAACTATGAGCTTTCAATTGGAAACCTCCACACATTCAGGCTCAACGCAGAAAGTagtcaataaatacatgtttattgattaaactgaattataaaaaacaaacaaaaaaaacccttcctTTTACTACTAAGCCATGCAGGCAGAGTCCACAAAGACAACTTCCTGACCAAAACCCAGCTGATCCTCTGTTGGTATTATGATCTTAAAAAACATCACCCATCAAGAAAGTCAATGTGCAGAGGACAGGAACCCAGCTCTGCTAAGGCTGTGGCTGCTGCAGAGATTACCAAAGAGTAGGATTAGGTTGTTGTAGACAGAAGTAACCAATCACAATTCTTGAACTTTCTCAAAGGCAAAGGGTTGACTTGAAAGTCCATAGTCAATAAAATGGCATCAGGCAAGAAGCTGGGGAAGAGAAGCCCAGATGGATCCTTAGTTTGGTTTCAGATAACATGGGTTCACAAAGCTGGCCAAGCTGTTTCTGGGGGAGGGGGTTACTCCAGTTCACTGTATTATAGTGTGCTGGAggggttaaaaaacaaaaacaaacaaaaaaatgggtTGGGAGGGGAGAAATGGGTGGTAACAAATGTCACACTGTACCACCAGGCCCATCACATCTTGAGCATTTCCCAGTCTGTGAAAGCCCACTAAACAGGGTCacctagaaaaaaaaacaggtttatAAATCCATTTCCCCTCACTTTATTAAATGTTCcacttatgtacatttttaaagatgaaccATTTACAAGCTTGTGCAGGTTGCCTCCTTAGCTCACAGGAGGGAAACATTGCTGAAAGCCTCAGGATGGACAAAGAGAGGTGTAGCTGTGAGAAGCGGACTTGGTTTTTTGCTCCTTTTCTCTGTACGGTACAGTACATTTTGGTTTACAACCATGagtacatacaattttaaaaaatccctcatgcaaattatagaaaaaaattttccttgaagCTGGCAGTGAAAAATAAAGATTCCTGTCTGTCTTTGTGCATACCCCAGTGTATTTCTTCATGTCAGATTCTTCTCTAAGCATTAAGAGAAATAGGGGAAAGCCACAGTGCTGGATTTCAACAAgtggtcttttctttttcaatacttAACTTCTTGCACAATTAGCTCCTGGCTGTAGGACCTGTGATCTCCTGAACAGGCATGTTCTCCACTTAGCAGGATGAAGTTCAGTAAAGCAGGGACTACCCCTGGGGGCTTGCAGTATGAAGACTCAAAATGGGAATGGCTTCCACCCTAACACTGATTGACCACCTCAGTATCTTTTGTTTGCTAATGACACGTGTATGATCCTTTGTCCAGAGTGATGAGCAGTGTGAGAAGGGGGAAATGGGCCAAAGATCACAAGTGCAAAGAccattgtttttgttgtgtttttgctgggggggaggggtggtaaggaaaagacaaaatctATTCATCAGCTGGATGATTAAAGGTGGTTTCATGCATTTTTAAAGCCACAATTTTATATCTAGAGTTGCTGTAGAAACCAACATCtctggagagggaaggaaagaaaaggagaaggaagagagagttcagtgggatttttttttccattttcatttttatataaaagtgtTAAGACCACaatgaaaaaagttttttatcCATATATATAAGAAACCAGTTTTGTGGGCtacatatttttgtctttcccATCTTCAGAAATGTTCTCACATTGACAATGGTTAGATAGCATCATGCCCAAAGACATTGGCCacacagtaaaacaaacaaacaaaaaacccagaagtaCTATGATACAATTGAGGTAAATGGGGAAACAAAAAGATTTAACATTTGCccacaaaggatttttttttctttttcttgattttgtcagaaaaataccaaacacagtgattaaaatttaaaaaaaaaaagtcacaaaaaccTGTTCTTAGCAGAAGTAAATGACCAATGGGCCAGCTCCTCGGCTCAGATGTGATCACTATTGGTTTTCCTAATAATCCACAAATCCACAGGGAAGTGTAAGTCAATATCAGGGGGGAGTGGtggcataaaattaaaaaatataaaccaaacaCCCCACTTGGTATACCCCCTTTTCCCTAAATCCCTTCTACCCTCCCTCACActttcccacccccactccactcCCCCTCTCTTGACCCCAACACTCAAATCTCCATCAGATCTAGGTCAGCTTCTTCAAAGCCATAGAAAGACTCGGTCTCACTTTCACCCTCAAAGAGCTGGTGAAGGCTTTCAGGCTCAACTGTCTCTTCAGGAGATGATCTGGGTCGGGGAGTGGAAGCTGAGGGCTCCTCAGACTGTTCCCCACTCAGCTTCAGCTGCTCCTCTAGGGAGGCAATTAGCTCCTCCTGTATGTCAGCATTTCTTGTAGGTGAGTTAATGTTGCCATCAGGGCCAGGCAGAACACTAGCCACCAGGAAAGACCTCTGAACTAGCTCTGGACAGTCCCCAATGACACCCAGCACTTCACCCAGCCAGACCAGCACTAGCTGAAGCAAGACATCGGAATCACATGCAGTATCCGCCATTTCCCGCGCCTGCTCCTTCCATTTTTTGTGCAGGAAGTTCTTGACAGTTCGTTTGATGCATACATCTAATGGCTGAATTTTGGAGCTACAGCCTGCTGGGACCACTGCAGGCAAAGTGCTAGAGGCACTAAGCATAGCCAGTACCTCTTCTGACAAGTGAGTGCGATGACAGTCCATCACAAGCATGCCTTTGCTGTGCTGGCAAGCTGTGTGCTTCTGCCACACCCGGGTTGACCACAGCTCCATGATCTCATCATCGCTGTAGCCGCTCTCCTTTGCCTCCAGCAGTATGGAGTCTGGCACATTAGCAGGCTGATCCATTTGTCCTCGGTAGAAAACCAGGGTGGGAAGGACAGTGCCATCTGCCAGAATGGCCAGCACTACATCACACCAAGGTTCCCCTGTGCCCACTGTCTGCAGGGCATTCTCCTTCCGGTCATCACTGCTCAGCACTTCTGTATCCAGGAACAAGGAGATCTCATCAATAGCCACAATCATAGACAGAGGTAAGTCCTGGTTGTGAATCTGCCGCTGCACAAATTCAATGAAGAGTCCTGCATTCTCTGCCACATCCTTGGGTAGGGTGTGAGCCACAGCTCGCCGAGCATGGGGAGTGAGGTGGTGCCGCAGCATGAAACGCACAGCCCACTCATAGGAAATCTTAAACCCCCCCTCCAAAGAACGTCCTATTTTGGTGGCTTTCTGGAACAAAGTCTCCTCATTTACAGGTAGCTGCTGCTCTCGTTGAGTCAGCACCCACTCAGCCAGTTTCTCTTCTGCCTCAAAGCTCAGATATTTGCCCTCTAGATTCTCCCCCTGGGAGGCCTGGAAGCGACGAAGCCAACGCCGGATACGTCGCTGGGGATTTCGGAAGTGTTCAGCTGCCTGTTCTGTATTGCAACACAGGGCAAACAGTACTACTCGAAGCTTCTTCACGGACAACTGCTCCTTCTTGCCAACCCCACCACTACTACCGAGACCTAATGCTTGCTCAGGTTCCTGGGTAACTGGGCTCCCTTCATCCTGGTCATCAACATTCAGACATTCGGCACCCTCTGTAGTGGGTGGAAGGGCTGAAGGTTGTGGGTGAGTGGGCGTTGGTGGTGGGGTTGCAGTTGAGGCTGGTGATGGGACTGCCTGGGCTACGGGAGTTGGTAGCTCTTCAGGCTCAGCTGGGGTGGCCCCCGTAGATTTCACAGTGGCAGCTTTGTTAGGGGGGAAGGAAGAAGGTGGGTACATATTCTTCAAGTTCCGGTCATGCACTCGGTCACGAGTCTGGGCATGCCTaaaggggtgggggtagggagcaaagagaggaaaggaaagctcAGTTAAACTAGGAAATTGAAAGactataatagtaataataataataataaacagcaaACACACTGTAAAACAAATTAAACCATGAAGTGAGAGTTTTTGTTACCTTGAGTGAGCTATCCAAGTGAGTCCTAcggaaaaggaaacaataaaaaaaagttagctcAGTGAAGAAACAAGCCCTCCAAAGACAGAGTCCTGCAATTTCAACCTATTATACAAAAATACACCCTTCACAGTGACCAGTGTTCCCAGTCTTCTGTAAACTTCAGGTTAGCAGGTTTCCAGTTTGCCATGGTGAATGGTAAGGCCAGACAGCGATGCTCCTGACTCACAGTATGACTGTATCTCTTTCTCCCCACTTGCGTAACTCCCATCTCTCCTGCTTACCTCGTGGCAGGATGCTGCTGGATCTGTGAGAGGGATTGAATACCAAATGCTTGGCCATGGCATCTCCCACAGAGGTAACAAAGGAACATGAAGTGCACGCCAGCTTGATTCCACTAAGAAAGAATCAAGAGTACATGTAAGACAAATACAGCAGTGACATCTGACAGAGTTACGCTTTGAGgcttaataaaaaagagaaatacctcttctttctcctctttctcaaaTTGATTCACATAACCACCCCCCAAAATAATTACAAGGATTTAatgcaaaaactagaaaaattaagagactaccaagaaatttTTTCTTACCTCACGGAATTTTTAAACAAGGCCAAATACTTGGGGCTCTTCCGTGGAACATGATTGCTGAGAAAGACAAAGTGGTAAGAGTTACGGTGTTCTGCTGGCTAAGCTAGAGATCAACAGCCAATGACAATGCCCTCAACAAAAGAAATGCCTCTTCAATCAATCCTAACCTCAAGGCGAGCCAGTTTTCTTGTCAGCACGCTTCTTAAACCTTACTATGAATTGCCTGAGGATCTATTAAAATTCACATTCTGATTCAGGAGGCCTAGGGTGGGGATGAGagtctacatttctaacaagctctcattAAATGCTGCTGGTATGAACGCTTGAGTACCAAGGTCCTTCAAAATTAGAGCACAGACTATCAAAATCAAATGAACAGGGGTTGGGCCTCTTACCCTCCTAGGAGAGATGGACAAAAAGCTCTGAGTTACtaataaaagaggaaacataCTAGAAGCAGAGGAGGGAATAAAATGAGTTCTTGAGAATCTGAACTCCCAAGTAGAAGCACTGGTTTAATCACAACTTACTTGATCATGTGGTTGGCATAAGCTCGAGAGCAGCAGGTGCTATAGCGACACAGAGAGCAATGAACGTAAGTAGGGAAATGATTAGGAAAATCTGGGATCTCAAAGCTGCATTCCAGACATGTCTGCCGGCCCATGACActcctgtcaaaaaaaaaaaagaagactctcATTACTGCTTCAGAGGTCCCCATATTGTAGGATTTTAGACTACAGATCCTATTAAAAGGCTACCAGATTGCACTGGCTATTAGAAATAATCCTGCCCACCCAGTCCCCACCCGCCCAGCACTTAGAAGAAGGTGCTGACATTTTCCTAACAGCTCTCTTCTGGATGTTGCGCTGGACAGGGGGATAAAGGAAGACAGGCAGAGGATCCATTGAGGAGGTCAGTGGTGTTGCCTCCTGCAAGGCGCTGGGAGGTGTATCATTAGAGGATACAGGAACAGTTCGCGGCTGCCCTCGGGAAGCCCGGATTGTCACCTGAGGGTTGAGAGAAGGAACAATTAGACATTACTCACACTAAACCTCAGAACACTGAAAATCCCCATTCCTCCTCTCCCTGGGTCTATAAAAGAAACTGTGGCGAACTGTTCACCTTGGTGCCTGGTTTCAAGCCTTCCAGCTGCTTGGGTTTACGGAAGGTTTTATGGTGCTGAAGCTTGTGTTCAATTTTGTCCTTGGCAAAGAGAAACTGCAGCCGGCATTTGTTGCAGTGATAAACATTTCTCTTCTGAAgggggcaaaagaaaaaaaaaaagagacaaaatcccTTAAAAGCTTctcaataaattttcttctttgaggaGTACGTAGATCAATGCCTACTATTAACATTCTTCCCATCTTTCTGTTGATAATTTAAGACAGTAAGAAAGAAATACACAACACAACTGTAAACTCATCACTGAGAATTATCACCTCCCATGCTCCCAAATTAAGGTGAACTCCAGGCCAGGGTGACTAGGTTCTCAACCTGACTTGCTTGAACAATTTGGATGAGTGACCTAAGCTTTACTTGCCCCTACTGTATATTTACACATTGCAGACAGTGCTACCTACTCCtggacattatttttatttttttaaaagacaaagtacatgataaaaaattctttttattctgtaCTCTTTCATGTAAATGTGCCTTCAACTCTGACCCTCAGTCCCTTTCCACAGAAACAACTTGTTACCAGTTTCTTGAGTATCCTTTCACAGACAGTCTACTATACAGATGTGTAACTATATAACAAACGCATTCATATTTCATTCATCACTACctccctgtttttcttttaacacaacTGATAGTACTTGTGTATACTTTGCTGTTTTTCCACTTAATGTACCAATATATACAGATATGTTTCTTTGTGAGATCATTTTGAGAATTCAGTCTGCCTAGTATTGAAGTAACACCcacttctaagattttttttgctAGGATAGCAAAGTTCTATAATTTGAGGCCAAGTGACAATTCTCACGTTCATATTTGGAAATACATCTGTGGCGCATTACCAGCAGTCACTACTGAGCAAAGGAGAGGACAGTGAGTGTAAAGGGGTATGCATGTTTGTGCGGGTATATGTGTGAACATTGACTGCATATGCATCCATTTTGCTCTCCGTTTTGTATCTTCTCTTATATACTTTCACTCTCCTCCTCTagggctgcggtccccaagccccagtcCCAAGGCCCACCAAGAACCAGGCCACATAGCAGGAGAccagcagcaggtgagcaagcaaagcccTATGTGCACCCacctccccattgctcacatcaccgcctgagccccacccccccatcagatcagcggtggcatcaGACCctcacaggagcacgaaccccactgcaaactgtgtatgtgagggatccaggttgcacTCCCCATGAGAATCCGacacctgatgatctgaggtggatcTGAGGTGGCCCCGCTATAGAGAAACTGTCTCTCATGAAACCAGTCcatggtgtcaaaaaggttggggactgctgctctagaggaTCTTTTCTTgtagcattttaaaacaaagtcatatctattaatatgtcatataaataaaatataacaaaaaacttAGCCTTTGCTATTTCTTCCCCTGGGTCCTCCCCTTCATAAGCAAACGTCTTTAAATAAGTAGTCTCCATTTCCTTACCTCTCGTTCATTTGTTCCGCTGACATTTGACTTCTACCCTACCAACCAACCAAACAGCTCTCTTTAATGTTGCTACATTAAAGGTCTGCCTCTAAGTTTCTATCTTGCTTGACACCTTCCTGTAACATATGACATTTTGATCATACCTTTTTCTTcaaatcactttctttttctcagcTTCCTTGACATAAGACTCTTCTGGTTTTCCTCCTATGTCTACAGTGCTGGCTTTACGGATAGAGACTATATCCACATGGACAGAGAGAGGATCCTAAGCCTTAATTTTATTCTCAACAGGGTTGGGAGGCCCATAACACGCAAGTAGTTTAAAATCTACTAGATTTATACAAAGATGATTACTAAATAGCTTTTCTATAACCTAGAATTCTTTCCCAGGCTTCAGACCTGTTATCCAACACCTATAATTGATGTCTACTGATATTGCTAACTCAGAATATCCAAACTTGTAGTATTGCCCCCCTAAATTTACTTTCTCCAGTGTAGAAATCTATCTCAGAAAATAGTCCTATCATTCATCCAATTGCCCAAGACAGAATTTTAGGCACTATTCTTAACTACTCCCTTGCTACCTTCTCTAATCCATCCCTAAATCATAAATATCACATATCTTCTCAGAATATGTCAACTCTAccctctttttatttcaaaagccaATACCCAGCCACTATCATCTGTcacctaacctactgaaaagcCTTTTGGCTAGTCTCCCTAACTCTGGTCTTAATCTCCTTTAAGTGCAGCCAGTGTAAAATCTTAACTAAAAGCAAATTTGAACACATTAATACTCCTTTAATGGCTGCCCAATGACTTCTTTTCATGGCTTACAAGATCCTCCATGATTTGTCCCTGCCTAATTTCCAACTCTCCCTCCCCCCTTGTACCTTACGCTCTACAATGAACAGCTCTCTCAATTTCTTGAACCTCCATACTTTTGCTCTGTGCCTTAGGCACACTGTTCTCTTGTCCTATTGCATCCAGCTCATTCTTATTCATCCTTCAGGTCTTAAACACCATTGTCTTCTTAGAAATCTTACCAGGCACCCAGAATAGGTATATGTTTTTCTATATCCTTTATTTCCCATTAACACAATACTCTTTACGCTTTACTGTGTGTCTTGCTTACCAAATCTCTAGCAGCTAGATTAGTACATGGCACGtaactgaaattaaataaatttttgccAACACATGCATATTATCTTATCTATCAAAATTATTTGTCTAGCTCAGCCCAGcatccataatttaaaaaaaagggggaatATGGGAATTGCTTGGTGCCTAGTACCTGGTGCCTCATGTAATGCTGTTGGAATGCATTGCCATTTTTGAAGACCTTCAGGCAATAAGGACAGAGCAGATGCCGGGTATCCTCATGGATCATCCGAAAATGGACATCTACCTCAGAGTAGAGTGAGGAGCGATATTGACACACCTGAGTCACATAAGAGGGAAAATAGGCTAAGAATGAAGTGAACAACTGAGGCTTTAAGAGAGGTagcaacaaaaattttaaaatgtgggggaaaaaaattccctaaatgcacagaaatcaaatcattttTCTGACTTTGTAATGCAGGGCTATGTTGTGATAAATTTAGCTGCCTTAggataaaaattaacaaagacaGGAAAGTTTGAGAACAATCCATATTCTATAACCAAGAGGGGTAAAGTTTTCTCTGTCCATCTCCAATGGGCAAGGTCAGGAGACAGACACTCCCTTAGTACATATACAGGTTCCTTGGCTGGGTAAGTATTATACTTGAGgatatgttctttttttgtttttttcctgcatgGAAAATCCTGAAGATAGAAAAACTGTGTTTACTATTTCTTCTGTACTCCCTCAGAGTTCCTAAACTGAGTGCAAGCAGTAGGTATTTAGCAATATTCATTGGTGTATTCTTTGTATTCAACCTGAGaacaaaatggctaaaatttccTGGAGAAAAAAGGCAATACCTGGCAAACATAAGGCATCTCTCCAGGTTTATGAGTATCCTTCATATGCTGGAGAAACAGTGGCTCACTTTCAAATGCCCACTCACAGATCTTGCACTTGGctgtaagaagaaaaataatcaataaatctACCTAAAAATAAGACCAAGTCCTGCTGACTCATAATCTTAATTTTCTCTGACTTCTATAACTTCATTTGTGTTGCTCATAACAAATAATGTTATGTCTCTAGCTCAGACTTCTTACCAAGGATTTGTAGATTTTGAACTATCTGTAAGACATTTTAATTTGGATATTCTATCATCAACTCTAATTTAATTCAGCATCTTCCTGCTTACCATTGTTTCCCTTCTTACTTCCCTATCTCTTCCTGAACTCAAAACTTAGGCAATATCTTAGACCCAAACTGTGTATTCTGT
Above is a window of Lemur catta isolate mLemCat1 chromosome 3, mLemCat1.pri, whole genome shotgun sequence DNA encoding:
- the POGZ gene encoding pogo transposable element with ZNF domain isoform X1 — encoded protein: MADTDLFMECEEEELEPWQKISDVIEDSVVEDYNSVDKTTTVSVSQQPVSAPVPIAAHASVAGHLSTSTTVSSSGAQNSDSTKKTLVTLIANNNAGNPLVQQGGQPLILTQNPGAGLGTMVTQPVLRPVQVMQNANHVTSSPVASQPIFITTQGFPVRNVRPVQNAMNQVGIVLNVQQGQTVRPITLVPAPGTQFVKPTVGVPQVFSQMTPVRPGSTMPVRPTTNTFTTVIPATLTIRSTVPQSQSQQTKSTPSTSTTPTATQPTSLGQLAVQPPGQSNQTTNPKLAPSFPSPPAVSIASFVTVKRPGVTGENSNEVAKLVNTLNTIPSLGQSPGPVVVSNNSSAHGSQRTGGPESSMKVTSSIPVFDLQDGGRKICPRCNAQFRVTEALRGHMCYCCPEMVEYQKKGKSLDSEPSVPSAAKPASPEKTVPVASPPSSTPIPALSPPTKVPEPNENVGDAVQTKLIMLVDDFYYGRDGGKVAQLTNFPKVATSFRCPHCTKRLKNNIRFMNHMKHHVELDQQNGEVDGHTICQHCYRQFSTPFQLQCHLENVHSPYESTTKCKICEWAFESEPLFLQHMKDTHKPGEMPYVCQVCQYRSSLYSEVDVHFRMIHEDTRHLLCPYCLKVFKNGNAFQQHYMRHQKRNVYHCNKCRLQFLFAKDKIEHKLQHHKTFRKPKQLEGLKPGTKVTIRASRGQPRTVPVSSNDTPPSALQEATPLTSSMDPLPVFLYPPVQRNIQKRAVRKMSVMGRQTCLECSFEIPDFPNHFPTYVHCSLCRYSTCCSRAYANHMINNHVPRKSPKYLALFKNSVSGIKLACTSCSFVTSVGDAMAKHLVFNPSHRSSSILPRGLTWIAHSRHAQTRDRVHDRNLKNMYPPSSFPPNKAATVKSTGATPAEPEELPTPVAQAVPSPASTATPPPTPTHPQPSALPPTTEGAECLNVDDQDEGSPVTQEPEQALGLGSSGGVGKKEQLSVKKLRVVLFALCCNTEQAAEHFRNPQRRIRRWLRRFQASQGENLEGKYLSFEAEEKLAEWVLTQREQQLPVNEETLFQKATKIGRSLEGGFKISYEWAVRFMLRHHLTPHARRAVAHTLPKDVAENAGLFIEFVQRQIHNQDLPLSMIVAIDEISLFLDTEVLSSDDRKENALQTVGTGEPWCDVVLAILADGTVLPTLVFYRGQMDQPANVPDSILLEAKESGYSDDEIMELWSTRVWQKHTACQHSKGMLVMDCHRTHLSEEVLAMLSASSTLPAVVPAGCSSKIQPLDVCIKRTVKNFLHKKWKEQAREMADTACDSDVLLQLVLVWLGEVLGVIGDCPELVQRSFLVASVLPGPDGNINSPTRNADIQEELIASLEEQLKLSGEQSEEPSASTPRPRSSPEETVEPESLHQLFEGESETESFYGFEEADLDLMEI